The Rhodobacter sp. genome segment TCCTGGACCCGATGCTGATGGGCAAGGCGCTGCGGGTCTCGTCCTTCGGCATCATCGTCTCGCTCAGCTTCTGGGGGGCGGTCTGGGGCATCCCGGGGATGTTCCTGGCCGTGCCGATCATGGTCGCGACGATGATCGTCTGCTCGCATATCCCGGCGGCGCGGCCGGTGGCGGTGCTGCTCTCGCGCGAGGGCCTGCCCGAGATCGAAGAGGCCGGAACCCCGCCCGAGGTCCAGACCGCCCGCACCGCGGCGGCCGAGTAGCGGGTATCGTTTACCCAGCCTTAACCCTTTCCTGCTGGGATCGGGGGATGTCGACCTATCATCGCCCCCGACGGCCTGGTGCCACCGTGTTCTTCACCCTCGCTCTCGACCAGCGCGGCAGCCGGCTGCTGCTGGAAGAAATCGAACGGCTCCGATGGGCCGTCGCCCTCACGCTGCGCGACCGGCCGGTGCGCATCGACGCCATGGTGGTGCTGCCCGACCACCTGCACGCGCTCTGGACCCTGCCCGACGGCGACAGCGATTACGCAACCCGCTGGCGCCTGATCAAAAGCCGGTTCTCGCGCGGCTTGCCAAAGGGGGCTATGCGCGACAGCCACCGGCGGCGCCAGGAGCGCGGCCTCTGGCAGCGCCGTTTCTGGGAGCATCATATCCGGTCGGACGCGGATTTTCAGGCGCGCCGGGCCTTTTGCTGGACCGCGCCGGTGGTGCTGGGACTGGCCGAACGTCCCGAGGACTGGCCCTTCTCGTCAATCCACCGGGACCGCGCCAGCCGTGCCGCGTAGGGTGCGTGCTGGCACGCACCCCGGGGCGCGAACGGTGCGTGCCAGCACGCACCCTACGCCTTACGAATCCATCTTCAACGCCGAGATGAAGGCCGTCTGCGGGATCTCGACCTTGCCGAACTGGCGCATCTTCTTCTTGCCCGCCTTCTGCTTTTCCAGCAGCTTCTTCTTGCGCGTCACGTCGCCGCCGTAGCATTTCGCCGTCACGTCCTTGCGCAGCGCCGACAGGGTCTCGCGTGCGATCACCTTGCCGCCGATGGCTGCCTGGATCGGGATCATGAACATGTGCCGCGGGATCAATTCCTTCAGCTTCTCGCACATGCCGCGCCCGCGGGCTTCGGCCCGGTCGCGATGCACCATCATCGACAGCGCGTCCACCGGTTCCCCATTCACCAGGATCGTCATCTTCACCAGATTGTCCTCGCGGTATCCGGTGATCTGGTAGTCGAAACTGGCATAGCCTTTCGTGACCGATTTGAGCCGATCGTAAAAATCGAACACCACTTCGTTCAGGGGCAGATCGTATTCCACCATCGCCCGGTTTCCCGCATAGGTCAGGTTCAGCTGGATGCCGCGCCGATCCTGGCACAGCTTCAGGACATCGCCCAGATACTCGTCCGGAACCATGATCGTGGCCTTGATGCGCGGCTCCTCCAGGTGATCGACATGCGTCAGGTCGGGCATGTCGGCCGGGTTGTGCAACTCGGTCATGGTGCCGTCGCGCATATAGATCTTGTAGACCACCGACGGCGCCGTGGTGATCAGATCGAGATCGTATTCGCGTTCCAACCGGTCGCGCACCACCTCGAGGTGCAGCAGCCCCAGGAACCCGCAGCGAAAGCCGAAACCCAGCGCCGCCGAGGTTTCCATCTCGTAGCTGAAACTCGCATCGTTCAGCGCCAGCTTCTCGATCGCGTCGCGCAGGGCCTCGAAATCATTGGCATCGACCGGAAACAGACCGCAGAACACCACCGGTTGCGCCGGCTTGAACCCCGGCAGGGGCTTGTCCGTGCCCTTCTTCTCATGCGTGATCGTGTCGCCCACGCGGGTATCGCGCACCTGCTTGATCGAGGCCGTCAGCACCCCGATCTCTCCCGGCCCCAGCTCGGCGATATCGACCATGCGCGGCTTCAGCACCGCCAGCTTGTCGATGCCGTAGATCGCGCCGGTCTGCATCATCTTGATCCGCTCGCCCTTGCGGATCACCCCGTCCATCACGCGGATCATGACCACGACGCCCAGATAGGGGTCATACCAGCTGTCCACCAGCATCGCCTTCAGCGGCGCGTTGCGGTCGCCCTTGGGCGCGGGCAGGCGCGTGACGATGGCTTCCAGAACTTCGGGGATACCCAGCCCCGACTTGGCCGAGATCAGAACCGCGTCGTGGGCGTCCAGACCGATCACGTCCTCGATCTGCTCCTTCACGCGCTCGGGCTCGGCGGCGGGCAGGTCGATCTTGTTCAGCACCGGCACGATCTCGTGCCCGGCGTCGATCGCCTGATAGACGTTGGCCAGCGTCTGCGCCTCGACACCCTGCGAGGCATCGACCACCAGCAGCGACCCCTCGACCGCGCGCATCGAGCGGCTGACCTCATAGGCGAAATCGACGTGCCCGGGCGTGTCGATCAGGTTCAGGATATAGGTCTTGCCGTCCTTGGCCGGATACTCGATCCGCACGGTGTTGGCCTTGATCGTGATGCCGCGCTCGCGCTCGATATCCATCGAGTCGAGGATCTGCTCCTTCATGTCGCGTTGCGCCACGGTGCCGGTCAGCTGGATGAGCCGGTCGGCAAGTGTGGATTTGCCGTGGTCGATATGCGCCACGATCGAGAAGTTGCGGATTCTGTCGAGCTCGGTCATGGCCGGCATATGAGCAGGTTTCGGCCAACCGTCAATGCCCCTTCACGGCCTGCGCCACGGCGGTGAAGGGGGATTTTCAAGGGGGGCCTGCCCCCCTTGAAGCGGGGGGTCCGGGGGGCAGCCGCCCCCCGGGCTCCGCGGCCCGGGCCCTAAAGCCCGGCCTCGATCACCCCGTGATAGAGCCGTGCATAGGCGCCCCCATCCACCGCGCCCGCCTCGCTGACCCGGTGCTCGGCCCGCGCCAGCCAGTCGGGCGCGATCTCGATCCCCCAGCCGGGCGCCTCGCCGACGCACAACGTGCCGTCCTGAACGCGGAACGGGTCTCCCAGGAACAAGCCCTGCTGCCAGGGATAGTAATCCGCGCCCTCGATCGAGAACTCCAGATAGGGGCCGGCGTTCGGCAGCGCGCGCAACAGATGCATCGTCACCAGCGTCACCAGCCCCAGGTTCGCGGCGTGCGGCGTGACCGGCACCCCCTCGGCCGCCGCCATGCGCGCAACCCGCAGCGTCTTGGACAGGCCGCCCAGATACATCACGTCGGGCTGGACGACATCGACCACACGCGTTTCGATCATGCGCTTGAAGACCCCCAGGTCCACGTCCTGCTCGCCGCCGGTCACGTCGATCTCCAGCGCCTCGGTCACCGCGCGCGTCGCGTCGAGATCCCACCAGGGAACCGGCTCTTCGTAATGGCGGACACCATGGTCCTCCAGCATCCGACCCACGGCGATGGCGCGCGCAACCGAAAAGCCCGAGTTGGCGTCCACCAGCGTGGTGATTCCCGGCAGGGCTGCGGTTACGGCGGGGATGATCGCCTCGGTCCGCCCCTCCCACTGGTCGCGGTCCTCGCCCATCTCGGCGCCGATGCGGAACTTGGCGGCGCGAAACCCGGCCTCGCCGCAGATCCGCTTCAGGCGCTCGGCCTCGGCCTCGGGCGTCAGGTCGCGCCGCATGGAGCTGGCATAGGCCGCCACCGGCCCCGCGCTGCCGCCGATCAGCGCCGTCACCGGCTGGCCCGCGCGGCGTCCCGCCATGTCCCACAGCGCGGTGTCCAGCCCCGCCAACGCGCGATTGCGGTAGCTGCCCGGAAACTTGTGTTCGGCCCGCTCGATCCGCGCCACCAGCGTATCGATGTCGCGCGCGTCCTGGCCCAGCGCCCAGGGGGCGATCTGGCGATGGAACACCGCCGCGGTGATGTCCGCGTTATAGGTCGAACACTGGCCCCAGCCGATCGCGCCGTCCTGGGCCGTGGCCTTCACGAAACAGACGAATTCGTTGTGAAAGGTATCGAGACGGGTCAGACGCATGGCGGGCTCCCTGGGGGCGGTCGCGTGACCGCGCGCGGTGGACGTCCGACCCTTGCGTGAACCGCCGCCCGGCGCAAGCCTCAGAGCGGCCGCGCCCCGGTTTCGGCCAGCCAATGCGCCAGGCGTTCCTTCAGCACCCGGTCGCGCGACAGCGCCGGCGTCTCGGGGTCGAGCGTCTCCAGCACCGCAAAGTCGAACCCGGGCCCCGCCGCGGCCTGCAAGCCCGGGTTCGGATGCCCACCCTGCGCCAGGGTAAAGCGCAGGCGATTCTCGATCTTGTCCAGCGTGGGCGAGGCGCCAATCCAGCGGTCGTCGCCGGCGCGAACCTCGTAGATGCCCGCTTGCGGCTTGCGCTCGCGGTAGGCGGAAAGGGCGGCCTTGCGGTCAGCATGTTTCATCGGGGGTCCCTCGGTTTCTGCGGGCTGCATAGCACCGCTCACGGGACGGCGCAATATTACCCGGGTAATATTGACTCGGGCCGCGAATCGGTGTTCATGCCCGTCATGGAACACGACACCCCCTGCACCGCCTTCACCCGGACCACGCGCCTTGCGCAGGGGCCCCTGTGGCAAGTCGCGCCCCTTGCGTTGGCTACCGCCGGGGCGCTGGTCTTCGACGACGCCACCGGACGGGTTATCGACCTGGACCCCCGCGACTGGGACGGCAGCCCCCCGGCGCCGAAACGCGGGCGGCCCCGGCTGGGCGTGACCGCGCGCGAGGTCACGCTGCTGCCGCGCCACTGGGACTGGCTGGCGCAACAGACGGGCGGAACCTCGGCCGCGCTCAGACGGCTGATCGACGAGGCGCGCCGCGCCGATGGCGGGCGCACCGCGCGCCGCCAGGCGCACGAGGCCGCCTATCGCGTCATGACGGCGCTGGGCGGCGATCTGCCCGGCTACGAAGACGCGACCCGCGCGCTGTTCGCCGGTGACCTGTCCCTGCTGGCCGAGCGGCTGTCTGCCTGGCCCGAGGACCTGCGCACGCATGTCTGTGCCCTGGCCACCCCCCGAGAGGACCCGTGATGCCCCATCTCATGCCCACCCAGGCCGCCGGCGCGGCGCTATACCGCCGCGACCCGCAGGGGCCGGTGGTGATGCTCAACCTGCTGAAATTCCGGGACGTGGCCGATTACGCGCGGGCGCCGCAGCTTGCGCCCGAACGCCCCATTTCGGGGGCCGAGGCCTTTGACCGCTACATCGCGCATACCCTGCCCTTCCTGACCGGGTCGGGCGGCGAGTTGCTGTTCCTGGGCCAGGGCGGTCCCTGGCTGATCGGCCCCGAGGCCGAGCGTTGGGATTGCGCGATGCTGGTGCGACAGGCGAGCCTGCACAGCTTCATGGCCTTTGAAAGCCATGGTCCCTACCTGGCCGGGATCGGTCATCGCACCGCCGCGATCGCGGACAGCCGCCTGCTGCCGCTTACTCAGTCCATGCGCGCCAGCACCCGCTGACGGGCGGCGGCGCTGTCGTGATCGTCCACGGCAATGAGCGGGGCCAGCTTGCGCAGCAGCGCGTCCTCGTCAGGCGCGCGCTCGTGATCGACCAGCACGACAGACCACAGGGCCTCGATCAACTGGCGGCGGCCGTCCTCGTCCAGCGCGAATTTCACCACCCGGGTGAAGCGCACGACATCGGCCGCCTCGGCCTGCGCGGCCTCGCCCCGGGCGCGAAGGGCCATTGCCGCGTCGCGGTCCAGATGGAACATCGCCATGAGCAATTGCGCGACCGCCGCGCGTTCCTCGGGGGCATAGACGTCGTCGGCGCGGGCGGCCTCGACAAGAAGCGCGGCGACGGCAACGTCCGCGGGCACCTCGGACCGGGGCGCATCGGGGCGGAACAGCGATTTCAGGGCGTCAAGCATATCCCAGATATGCGGCCATTGCGCGTCCGGGGCAAGCGCCGATCCGCCACCATTGCGTGAGGTTCCGCGCGGGGCGGAGGGGTGCGCCCCGCGCGCGTCAGACCGGCCAATCCGCCAGAAGGTCGCGTATCCGCGTCTGGGCCGCGTGGTATTCGCGGGCGATTCGGGCGATCAGGTCGGCCGCCGGCACCACGGCCTCGACCGCACCGACCCCCTGCCCCGCACCCCAGATTTCCTTCCACGCCTTGGGCCGTTCGTCGCGCTCCTTGCCAAAGGACATGCGGGTTCCCGCCGCTTCCAGCGCCTCGACACTGGTGCCGGCGCGCGCGAACGAGGCGCGCAGGTAGTTCCCCGTAACCCCCGTCACCCCGGCCGTGGCGATGATGTCGTCGGCGTGGGATTCGACGATCATCTGCTTGTAGGCCGGATCGGCGTTCGCCTCGAGCGTGGCAATGAAGGGCGAGCCGACATAGCCCATGTCGGCCCCCGCCGCCTGCGCCGCCAGAAGCGCCCGCCCGGTCGCGATCGCGCCCGACAGCAGAACCGGGCCGTCGAACCAGCGGCGGATCTCGTGCAGCAGGGCAAAGGGCGATTGCGCGCCGGTATGTCCACCCGCCCCCGCCGCCACGGCGATCAGCCCGTCGGCGCCCTTTTCGATGGCTTTGCGCGCGAACCGGTCGTTGATGATGTCGTGCAACACGATGCCGCCGGCGTCGTGCGCGATCGCGTTCACGTCGCTGCGCGCCCCCAGCGAGGTGATCCAGACCGGCACCTTCCAGCGCGCGCAGATCTCGACGTCCCGTTCGAGCCGGGTGTTGGTCCGGTGCACGATCTGGTTGACCGCAAAGGGCGCGGCGGGGGTGTCGGGATGGGCCTGGTTCCGGCGGTCCAGTTCCTCTGTGATGCGCCGCAGCCAGGCGTCCAGCATCGGCGGCTCGCCCGGGGCCTCGCGCGCATTGAGCGCGGGGAAACTGCCGATCACGCCGGCCTTGCACTGGGCGATCACCAGATCGGGATTCGAGATGATGAACAGCGGCGCACCCACCATCGGCAGGCGGG includes the following:
- a CDS encoding transposase gives rise to the protein MSTYHRPRRPGATVFFTLALDQRGSRLLLEEIERLRWAVALTLRDRPVRIDAMVVLPDHLHALWTLPDGDSDYATRWRLIKSRFSRGLPKGAMRDSHRRRQERGLWQRRFWEHHIRSDADFQARRAFCWTAPVVLGLAERPEDWPFSSIHRDRASRAA
- the lepA gene encoding elongation factor 4, which gives rise to MTELDRIRNFSIVAHIDHGKSTLADRLIQLTGTVAQRDMKEQILDSMDIERERGITIKANTVRIEYPAKDGKTYILNLIDTPGHVDFAYEVSRSMRAVEGSLLVVDASQGVEAQTLANVYQAIDAGHEIVPVLNKIDLPAAEPERVKEQIEDVIGLDAHDAVLISAKSGLGIPEVLEAIVTRLPAPKGDRNAPLKAMLVDSWYDPYLGVVVMIRVMDGVIRKGERIKMMQTGAIYGIDKLAVLKPRMVDIAELGPGEIGVLTASIKQVRDTRVGDTITHEKKGTDKPLPGFKPAQPVVFCGLFPVDANDFEALRDAIEKLALNDASFSYEMETSAALGFGFRCGFLGLLHLEVVRDRLEREYDLDLITTAPSVVYKIYMRDGTMTELHNPADMPDLTHVDHLEEPRIKATIMVPDEYLGDVLKLCQDRRGIQLNLTYAGNRAMVEYDLPLNEVVFDFYDRLKSVTKGYASFDYQITGYREDNLVKMTILVNGEPVDALSMMVHRDRAEARGRGMCEKLKELIPRHMFMIPIQAAIGGKVIARETLSALRKDVTAKCYGGDVTRKKKLLEKQKAGKKKMRQFGKVEIPQTAFISALKMDS
- a CDS encoding mandelate racemase/muconate lactonizing enzyme family protein, translating into MRLTRLDTFHNEFVCFVKATAQDGAIGWGQCSTYNADITAAVFHRQIAPWALGQDARDIDTLVARIERAEHKFPGSYRNRALAGLDTALWDMAGRRAGQPVTALIGGSAGPVAAYASSMRRDLTPEAEAERLKRICGEAGFRAAKFRIGAEMGEDRDQWEGRTEAIIPAVTAALPGITTLVDANSGFSVARAIAVGRMLEDHGVRHYEEPVPWWDLDATRAVTEALEIDVTGGEQDVDLGVFKRMIETRVVDVVQPDVMYLGGLSKTLRVARMAAAEGVPVTPHAANLGLVTLVTMHLLRALPNAGPYLEFSIEGADYYPWQQGLFLGDPFRVQDGTLCVGEAPGWGIEIAPDWLARAEHRVSEAGAVDGGAYARLYHGVIEAGL
- a CDS encoding GIY-YIG nuclease family protein, with amino-acid sequence MKHADRKAALSAYRERKPQAGIYEVRAGDDRWIGASPTLDKIENRLRFTLAQGGHPNPGLQAAAGPGFDFAVLETLDPETPALSRDRVLKERLAHWLAETGARPL
- a CDS encoding DUF2239 family protein; its protein translation is MEHDTPCTAFTRTTRLAQGPLWQVAPLALATAGALVFDDATGRVIDLDPRDWDGSPPAPKRGRPRLGVTAREVTLLPRHWDWLAQQTGGTSAALRRLIDEARRADGGRTARRQAHEAAYRVMTALGGDLPGYEDATRALFAGDLSLLAERLSAWPEDLRTHVCALATPREDP
- a CDS encoding DUF1330 domain-containing protein, whose product is MPHLMPTQAAGAALYRRDPQGPVVMLNLLKFRDVADYARAPQLAPERPISGAEAFDRYIAHTLPFLTGSGGELLFLGQGGPWLIGPEAERWDCAMLVRQASLHSFMAFESHGPYLAGIGHRTAAIADSRLLPLTQSMRASTR
- a CDS encoding TerB family tellurite resistance protein, which encodes MLDALKSLFRPDAPRSEVPADVAVAALLVEAARADDVYAPEERAAVAQLLMAMFHLDRDAAMALRARGEAAQAEAADVVRFTRVVKFALDEDGRRQLIEALWSVVLVDHERAPDEDALLRKLAPLIAVDDHDSAAARQRVLARMD
- a CDS encoding nitronate monooxygenase, which codes for MTRRSDLPAALRAARLPMVGAPLFIISNPDLVIAQCKAGVIGSFPALNAREAPGEPPMLDAWLRRITEELDRRNQAHPDTPAAPFAVNQIVHRTNTRLERDVEICARWKVPVWITSLGARSDVNAIAHDAGGIVLHDIINDRFARKAIEKGADGLIAVAAGAGGHTGAQSPFALLHEIRRWFDGPVLLSGAIATGRALLAAQAAGADMGYVGSPFIATLEANADPAYKQMIVESHADDIIATAGVTGVTGNYLRASFARAGTSVEALEAAGTRMSFGKERDERPKAWKEIWGAGQGVGAVEAVVPAADLIARIAREYHAAQTRIRDLLADWPV